Proteins co-encoded in one Populus trichocarpa isolate Nisqually-1 chromosome 10, P.trichocarpa_v4.1, whole genome shotgun sequence genomic window:
- the LOC18102513 gene encoding uncharacterized protein LOC18102513, which yields MEIESVQCECCGLKEDCTQEYISEVKAKFDGKWLCGLCSEAVRDEFSRGKKQFGMEEAVRAHMSFCGKFNSNPAVRVADGMKQMLRRRSGDLSSSKSSSKKYSRSASTKLY from the coding sequence ATGGAGATTGAATCAGTCCAGTGTGAGTGTTGTGGACTGAAAGAGGATTGCACCCAGGAATATATTAGTGAAGTGAAGGCCAAGTTTGATGGAAAATGGCTGTGTGGATTGTGCTCAGAAGCTGTTAGAGATGAATTTAGCAGAGGTAAAAAGCAGTTTGGAATGGAAGAAGCTGTGAGAGCTCACATGTCATTTTGTGGTAAATTCAATTCGAATCCAGCAGTTAGAGTTGCTGATGGTATGAAGCAGATGCTGAGAAGACGGTCAGGAGACTTGTCTTCATCAAAATCTTCTTCTAAGAAGTATTCAAGGTCGGCAAGCACAAAACTGTACTGA
- the LOC7474202 gene encoding uncharacterized protein LOC7474202 isoform X3 → MINIFSPFPLHNPNKILIPIEKIKKFLLSLTLIASFVSLFIYSTHFTTNAPTNRETMKVHPLPKKRNNITIQFYDHRGDPLVSSSGGSQHKKLRRLPHIFSRVLELPFRSDADVSVEENPDCFRFVAETDNNIGEVRAHTVEIYPGVTKIVIRPNGYLDISPLDDLELDMWRFRLPETTRPELASAVLADGELIVTVPKGEVVEEEGNGNNNNGEFRGGTRWFFILIQC, encoded by the exons ATGATCAacattttctctccttttccacTCCACAACCCCAACAAGATTTTGATTCCTATcgagaaaatcaagaaattctTACTTTCTTTAACCCTTATAGCATCttttgtttcattatttatttattctaccCATTTCACCACCAACGCACCAACAAATCGAGAAACCATGAAGGTGCATCCATTACCCAAGAAGAGAAACAACATAACAATCCAATTCTACGATCATAGAGGAGACCCTTTAGTATCATCTTCTGGTGGGTCCCAACACAAGAAACTCAGGAGGCTACCCCACATATTCAGCCGGGTCTTGGAACTCCCCTTCCGGTCAGATGCTGACGTGTCGGTTGAGGAAAATCCTGATTGCTTTCGATTTGTTGCTGAAACAGATAATAACATCGGTGAAGTGAGGGCCCACACCGTTGAAATCTATCCTGGAGTAACTAAAATTGTGATTAGGCCAAATGGGTATCTAGATATATCTCCACTTGATGATTTGGAGTTGGATATGTGGAGGTTCCGGTTGCCGGAAACCACCAGGCCGGAGCTTGCGAGTGCGGTTCTGGCTGACGGAGAGTTGATTGTGACGGTTCCGAAAGGAGAGGTAGTGGAGGAGGAAGGGAATGGTAATAATAACAATGGCGAGTTTAGAGGAG GTACTAGatggtttttcattttgattcagTGTTGA
- the LOC7474201 gene encoding pentatricopeptide repeat-containing protein At4g14820, with translation MSTVTTLPTIPVPLTSIALHAALSSTSTPTSLPHLKQIHAQVLRSNLPPSLLLELLLSSSSLDYALSVFTHLPKCHTPLSNKLFRSLSRSAKPETALLAYEKIRLKEGLLGIDRFSFPPLLKAASRASGLNEGKEIHGVATKLGFDKDPFVQTGLVGMYASCDRISEARLVFDKMSYRDVVAWSIMIDGYHQSGLYDDVLQLFEEMRSSNLKPDEMVLTTIISACGRARNLSYGEAIHDFIIENNFVLDTYLQSALLTMYASCGCMEMAQKLFTKISSRNLVVLTAMISGYSRVGRVEDARLIFDQMEEKDLVCWSAMISGYAESDKPQEALNLFSEMQVFGIKPDQVTILSVISACARLGVLDRAKWIHMYVDKNGLGGALPVNNALIDMYAKCGNLGAARGVFEKMQSRNVISWTSMINAFAIHGDASNALKFFYQMKDENIKPNGVTFVGVLYACSHAGLVEEGRRTFASMTNEHNITPKHEHYGCMVDLFGRANLLRDALELVETMPLAPNVVIWGSLMAACQIHGENELGEFAAKQVLELEPDHDGALVQLSNIYAKDRRWQDVGELRNLMKQRGISKERGCSRIELNNQVYEFVMADKKHKQADKIYEKLDEVVKELKLVGYTPNTSSVLVDVEEEGKKEVVLWHSEKLALCYGLMGEGKGSCIRIVKNLRVCEDCHTFIKLVSKVYGMEIIVRDRTRFHHYKAGVCSCNDYW, from the exons ATGTCCACCGTGACCACACTGCCCACAATACCTGTCCCACTCACTTCCATCGCCCTACATGCAGCTctctcctccacctccaccCCCACCTCCCTCCCCCACCTCAAACAAATCCACGCCCAAGTCCTCCGCTCCAACCTCCCTCCTTCACTCCTCCTCGAACTCcttctctcctcttcttcccTCGACTACGCCCTCTCCGTCTTCACACACCTCCCCAAATGCCACACTCCTCTTTCCAACAAACTCTTCCGCTCTTTATCTCGCAGCGCCAAGCCTGAAACTGCTCTTTTAGCATATGAGAAAATAAGGTTGAAGGAAGGCTTGCTTGGTATTGACAGGTTTAGCTTTCCTCCATTGCTAAAAGCAGCTTCCAGAGCTTCTGGGTTAAATGAAGGGAAGGAGATTCATGGGGTTGCGACTAAATTGGGTTTTGACAAAGACCCGTTTGTTCAAACGGGCCTGGTGGGTATGTACGCTTCTTGTGACCGGATTTCGGAAGCACGATtggtgtttgataaaatgtctTATAGGGATGTTGTTGCCTGGAGTATTATGATTGATGG GTATCATCAGAGTGGACTTTATGATGATGTGCTGCAGCTTTTTGAAGAGATGAGGAGTTCCAATTTGAAGCCAGATGAAATGGTTCTGACAACCATAATATCGGCTTGTGGTCGAGCCCGAAATTTAAGTTATGGAGAAGCTATACATGATTtcattattgaaaataattttgtgCTTGATACTTACTTACAGAGTGCACTTCTTACCATGTATGCAAGCTGTGGCTGTATGGAAATGGCTCAAAAATTGTTTACTAAGATCTCATCTAGGAACTTAGTTGTTTTAACAGCCATGATTTCCGGGTATTCGAGAGTTGGGAGAGTTGAAGATGCTCGCTTGATCTTTGACCAAATGGAAGAAAAGGACTTGGTTTGCTGGAGCGCAATGATCTCTGGTTACGCTGAGAGTGATAAGCCTCAGGAAgctcttaatttatttagtgaAATGCAAGTTTTCGGAATCAAACCTGATCAAGTTACTATACTAAGTGTAATCTCAGCTTGTGCTCGTCTTGGTGTTCTAGATCGAGCTAAATGGATTCATATGTATGTTGACAAGAATGGGCTTGGAGGAGCTTTGCCTGTCAACAATGCCCTTATTGATATGTATGCCAAATGTGGAAATTTGGGAGCAGCGAGAGGAGTTTTTGAGAAGATGCAAAGCAGAAATGTGATATCTTGGACAAGTATGATTAATGCTTTTGCTATCCACGGGGATGCCAGTAATGCACTAAAATTCTTCTAtcaaatgaaagatgaaaacaTCAAGCCAAATGGGGTTACATTTGTTGGTGTGCTTTATGCTTGTAGTCATGCAGGGCTAGTTGAGGAGGGCAGGAGAACCTTTGCCTCAATGACAAATGAACACAACATCACACCCAAACACGAGCACTATGGTTGCATGGTAGATCTATTTGGTCGAGCTAACCTACTGAGAGATGCTCTAGAACTTGTGGAGACCATGCCCTTGGCACCTAATGTTGTCATTTGGGGATCCCTAATGGCTGCTTGCCAGATTCATGGAGAGAATGAGCTTGGAGAATTTGCTGCCAAGCAGGTCCTTGAGCTGGAGCCAGACCATGATGGAGCCCTTGTGCAATTATCTAACATTTATGCTAAAGACAGAAGGTGGCAAGATGTAGGGGAGCTAAGGAACTTAATGAAACAAAGAGGAATATCTAAAGAACGTGGATGTAGTCGGATAGAATTGAACAATCAAGTATACGAGTTTGTAATGGCAGATAAGAAGCATAAGCAAGCAGATAAAATCTATGAGAAGCTAGATGAGGTGGTTAAGGAGTTGAAGCTAGTTGGCTATACTCCTAATACTAGTAGTGTTTTGGTTGATGTAGaagaggaaggaaagaaagaagtaGTTTTATGGCACAGTGAGAAATTGGCCCTTTGTTATGGGCTGATGGGTGAGGGAAAAGGGTCCTGCATCCGAATAGTTAAGAATCTGAGAGTTTGTGAAGATTGCCATACCTTTATTAAGTTGGTCTCGAAGGTTTATGGGATGGAGATTATTGTTAGAGACAGGACTCGGTTTCACCATTACAAAGCTGGCGTGTGCTCTTGTAATGACTATTGGTGA
- the LOC7474202 gene encoding uncharacterized protein LOC7474202 isoform X2: MINIFSPFPLHNPNKILIPIEKIKKFLLSLTLIASFVSLFIYSTHFTTNAPTNRETMKVHPLPKKRNNITIQFYDHRGDPLVSSSGGSQHKKLRRLPHIFSRVLELPFRSDADVSVEENPDCFRFVAETDNNIGEVRAHTVEIYPGVTKIVIRPNGYLDISPLDDLELDMWRFRLPETTRPELASAVLADGELIVTVPKGEVVEEEGNGNNNNGEFRGDAYASFAQLVISGNASYIPCAWP; the protein is encoded by the exons ATGATCAacattttctctccttttccacTCCACAACCCCAACAAGATTTTGATTCCTATcgagaaaatcaagaaattctTACTTTCTTTAACCCTTATAGCATCttttgtttcattatttatttattctaccCATTTCACCACCAACGCACCAACAAATCGAGAAACCATGAAGGTGCATCCATTACCCAAGAAGAGAAACAACATAACAATCCAATTCTACGATCATAGAGGAGACCCTTTAGTATCATCTTCTGGTGGGTCCCAACACAAGAAACTCAGGAGGCTACCCCACATATTCAGCCGGGTCTTGGAACTCCCCTTCCGGTCAGATGCTGACGTGTCGGTTGAGGAAAATCCTGATTGCTTTCGATTTGTTGCTGAAACAGATAATAACATCGGTGAAGTGAGGGCCCACACCGTTGAAATCTATCCTGGAGTAACTAAAATTGTGATTAGGCCAAATGGGTATCTAGATATATCTCCACTTGATGATTTGGAGTTGGATATGTGGAGGTTCCGGTTGCCGGAAACCACCAGGCCGGAGCTTGCGAGTGCGGTTCTGGCTGACGGAGAGTTGATTGTGACGGTTCCGAAAGGAGAGGTAGTGGAGGAGGAAGGGAATGGTAATAATAACAATGGCGAGTTTAGAGGAG ATGCATATGCTTCATTTGCACAGTTAGTCATTAGCGGAAATGCAAGCTACATACCTTGCGCCTGGCCCTAG
- the LOC7498072 gene encoding uncharacterized protein LOC7498072, which yields MGEALFDLEQVLRSQKETLTHQEMNILQSCKSKAVRQFTFGVLTGATVAWAATWKLSWFARANISGGAAIFFGFWRFGKSLDSGVDHILAMDGSRMQKELANIMVNKYRDDPWTMQHLNRRFYSEKVFDDSNLHRPIISLQYRNSFGDNVAYGQRTHDSDSHDDSHSDSDIKRDDVESKKVPMNLGAKVMEDPLESIFGFMAPVEEIHHLDTSGKPARVLNRSHKRSHRRHRMRYQEASLNSERLQPQQI from the exons ATGGGTGAAGCGTTATTTGATCTTGAACAAGTCCTCAGGTCCCAAAAG GAGACGTTGACGCATCAAGAAATGAACATACTTCAATCTTGCAAATCGAAGGCTGTTAGGCAATTTACATTCGGTGTTCTTACCGGTGCCACTGTTGCCTGGGCAG CAACATGGAAGCTAAGTTGGTTTGCTCGAGCCAACATTTCAGGAG GAGctgcaattttttttggattctggAGATTTGGTAAGTCCTTAGATTCCGGTGTTGATCATATTCTTGCTATGGATGGAAGTCGGATGCAGAAGGAGTTGGCAAACAT AATGGTGAATAAATATCGAGATGATCCTTGGACAATGCAACATTTGAATAGGCGTTTCTATTCAGAGAAAGTTTTTGATGACTCAAACTTGCATAGGCCAATAATAAGCCTTCAATATCGAAATTCATTTGGTGATAATGTTGCTTATGGTCAAAGGACACATGACAGTGATTCTCACGATGACTCCCACAGTGACTCTGATATCAAAAGGGATGATGTGGAGTCCAAGAAAGTTCCT ATGAACCTCGGTGCCAAAGTAATGGAAGACCCTCTAGAGAGTATTTTTGGTTTCATGGCCCCTGTGGAGGAGATCCATCACCTTGATACCTCAGGCAAGCCTGCCAGAGTACTTAATCGTAGCCATAAAAGATCTCATCGTAGGCATCGGATGCGCTATCAAGAAGCTTCTTTGAATTCTGAACGTTTGCAGCCGCAGCAGATTTAA
- the LOC7474200 gene encoding uncharacterized protein LOC7474200 — MKAYSASTSQSSVKSSATNPNTTAMEERDSCYFPGCRKDANCNCDICLASINATLDLMPVTIQKSSLTKLSTSRANVECTPPSFDTSIISTPRSISRPKMDSPALKSTARLTLNQKKVKKKKERSFGSCGVLFWLVLGSSLLFRVETGFSWGVYRVLRPVFSSDMVRSIGERSWAVQDLNRRLRFLQSELKGFVANGKVSNCSFMDSIWEINQDGLLLNSRCVLYKSAMEEVSIWGWPLQTAGLLKTEFSSRSFTVLSGRVTEWSDGRIGYSIRKANTSWVHRNWAASVVQLDPNTWILEYERSLILNSSTLFSAVAEIFKYRMSRAMKSMNPVFWLFSDFEQQYRVFTAKDRVNIIPT, encoded by the exons ATGAAAGCATACAGTGCATCAACATCACAATCCTCTGTGAAATCAAGCGCCACCAACCCGAACACCACGGCCATGGAAGAGAGAGATAGCTGTTACTTCCCTGGTTGCAGAAAAGATGCCAATTGCAACTGTGATATTTGCTTGGCTAGCATCAATGCTACCCTTGACCTCATGCCAGTCACCATTCAAAAGTCCTCTCTCACCAAGCTTTCTACTTCACGCGCCAACGTGGAATGTACTCCCCCGTCTTTTGATACTTCAATTATCTCCACACCGAGATCAATTTCTCGTCCTAAAATGGATTCTCCAGCACTCAAATCAACAGCAAGATTGACCTTgaatcaaaagaaagtaaagaagaaaaaagaaaggtctTTTGGTTCTTGCGGTGTTCTTTTTTGGCTGGTTTTGGGATCAAGCTTGCTTTTTAGAGTAGAAACTGGGTTTTCTTGGGGGGTTTACAGGGTTTTAAGGCCTGTGTTTTCATCTGATATGGTTAGGAGTATTGGTGAGAGATCTTGGGCTGTACAAGACTTGAACCGGAGGCTGAGGTTCTTGCAGAGTGAATTAAAAGGTTTTGTTGCAAATGGGAAGGTTTCAAATTGCAGCTTTATGGATTCAATATGGGAAATCAATCAG GATGGGCTGCTTTTGAATTCACGGTGTGTCTTGTACAAGTCCGCAATGGAAGAGGTGAGCATATGGGGCTGGCCTTTGCAAACTGCAGGATTGCTCAAAACAGAATTTTCTTCGCGTTCATTTACAGTGTTGTCAGGCAGAGTTACAGAG TGGTCTGACGGTAGGATTGGGTACTCAATTCGAAAAGCCAACACTTCATGGGTTCACAGGAATTGGGCTGCCTCTGTTGTCCAATTAGATCCCAACACATGGATTCTGGAGTATGAGCGTAGCTTGATATTGAATAGCTCAACACTGTTTTCAGCAGTAGCAGAGATCTTCAAATACAGGATGTCAAGAGCTATGAAAAGTATGAATCCAGTATTCTGGTTGTTCTCTGATTTTGAGCAACAATACAGAGTCTTTACAGCAAAAGACCGTGTCAACATCATCCCAACTTAG
- the LOC7474202 gene encoding uncharacterized protein LOC7474202 isoform X1 encodes MINIFSPFPLHNPNKILIPIEKIKKFLLSLTLIASFVSLFIYSTHFTTNAPTNRETMKVHPLPKKRNNITIQFYDHRGDPLVSSSGGSQHKKLRRLPHIFSRVLELPFRSDADVSVEENPDCFRFVAETDNNIGEVRAHTVEIYPGVTKIVIRPNGYLDISPLDDLELDMWRFRLPETTRPELASAVLADGELIVTVPKGEVVEEEGNGNNNNGEFRGVDAYASFAQLVISGNASYIPCAWP; translated from the exons ATGATCAacattttctctccttttccacTCCACAACCCCAACAAGATTTTGATTCCTATcgagaaaatcaagaaattctTACTTTCTTTAACCCTTATAGCATCttttgtttcattatttatttattctaccCATTTCACCACCAACGCACCAACAAATCGAGAAACCATGAAGGTGCATCCATTACCCAAGAAGAGAAACAACATAACAATCCAATTCTACGATCATAGAGGAGACCCTTTAGTATCATCTTCTGGTGGGTCCCAACACAAGAAACTCAGGAGGCTACCCCACATATTCAGCCGGGTCTTGGAACTCCCCTTCCGGTCAGATGCTGACGTGTCGGTTGAGGAAAATCCTGATTGCTTTCGATTTGTTGCTGAAACAGATAATAACATCGGTGAAGTGAGGGCCCACACCGTTGAAATCTATCCTGGAGTAACTAAAATTGTGATTAGGCCAAATGGGTATCTAGATATATCTCCACTTGATGATTTGGAGTTGGATATGTGGAGGTTCCGGTTGCCGGAAACCACCAGGCCGGAGCTTGCGAGTGCGGTTCTGGCTGACGGAGAGTTGATTGTGACGGTTCCGAAAGGAGAGGTAGTGGAGGAGGAAGGGAATGGTAATAATAACAATGGCGAGTTTAGAGGAG TAGATGCATATGCTTCATTTGCACAGTTAGTCATTAGCGGAAATGCAAGCTACATACCTTGCGCCTGGCCCTAG